The genomic stretch CTACCGTGCGCGACACGATGTCAAGCGTCCGTATAATGGGAATGCCCGAACTGACGAGATTTTCCAGAGTGAAGGCGAACCTGCTCATGCAGGTCTTCAAAATTATGACACCTATGAAAGGAATCTTGAGCTTGATGACGTCGATGGTGTATTTCCCCGCAGCCGTTCGCTTATATAAAAAGAAACCAACGATCAGGGCGATAACAACCACCACGACTGTTGTTGTGTACTTTTGGAAGACGTCGTTAATGACAAGCAATATTTGGGTAGGAAGAGGCAGCGCAACTTTCGATGTCTTGAACATTGGGACAAATTTCGGTACAACCATATTGATGAGGGCAACGAACGCTATGACCAGTGTACTTATAACAAAGATGGGGTATCTCATGGCGGATTTAATGGTCTCTTTTGTCCTCATCTGGAACTCGAGAAGCCCGGATAGCCGTTCCAGCACTTCTTCGAGATTACCGCTTGTCTCGCCGGAGCGCACCATGCTCACGTAGATCTCCGAAAAAACACCTTTCTGCCTTGCCAGCGCATCAGACAGGCTCGCGCCTTTGTCGATCTCCTGCGCAGCGTTCTTGATTCCCTTTTGCAGCCTCTGGTTGGTGGTTTGTTCCTCAAGAGCGTGAAGCCCCGCCACGAGCGGGATACCAGAACGTACAATGGTCTGGAACTGGCGGGTGAAGAAGATAAGATCGTCGTGCTTGATCCTCTGGAACCGCAACAGATAATCATCAATTGAGGTCGAACTCTTGGAGCCTGTCTCTTTTGCCGAAACCGG from Syntrophorhabdaceae bacterium encodes the following:
- a CDS encoding type II secretion system F family protein encodes the protein MPTFIYKARDERGLLVQGNIEATTQRDAMAQLDAMGYIPVSAKETGSKSSTSIDDYLLRFQRIKHDDLIFFTRQFQTIVRSGIPLVAGLHALEEQTTNQRLQKGIKNAAQEIDKGASLSDALARQKGVFSEIYVSMVRSGETSGNLEEVLERLSGLLEFQMRTKETIKSAMRYPIFVISTLVIAFVALINMVVPKFVPMFKTSKVALPLPTQILLVINDVFQKYTTTVVVVVIALIVGFFLYKRTAAGKYTIDVIKLKIPFIGVIILKTCMSRFAFTLENLVSSGIPIIRTLDIVSRTVGNEYIAKKVLEISASIEKGRGISRPLKDAKIFPSLVIHLIATGEETGSLEEMLKEISRHYDREVTYTVNRLSAYIEPILTVGLAGMVLFLALAIFMPWWDMMKAMRGGG